The Lactuca sativa cultivar Salinas chromosome 2, Lsat_Salinas_v11, whole genome shotgun sequence genome includes a window with the following:
- the LOC111918713 gene encoding uncharacterized protein LOC111918713 produces the protein MEEEAHPEYGHYAAECPNPRRERSHENNLIREQEDNEPALLLASFHNDGEAGEVFLNEENVTLELRTREEEVKRSSMWSLDTGASNHMTGDKYKFRELNEKVQGYVKFGNESRVRIEGKGSIMFQCKNGDHRKLDEVYYIPDLCSNIISLGQLAEGGNEIKIKDPFLWVHDTAGKLLMKVRRSSNRLYKIELVEARSMCLIARISDPTWLWHVRMGHTNFNSMKNMSKKKMIEGMPKLNILTKPCEGCLSGKQIRKPFPSP, from the exons ATGGAGGAAGAGGCACATCCA GAGTATGGCCACTATGCAGCGGAATGCCCAAATCCAAGACGTGAAAGAAGTCATGAGAACAACCTGATTCGTGAGCAAGAAGACAATGAGCCAGCACTACTGTTAGCATCGTTTCATAATGATGGAGAGGCTGGTGAAGTGTTTTTAAATGAGGAAAATGTAACCCTAGAACTGAGAACACGAGAAGAAGAAGTAAAGAGGTCAAGTATGTGGTCTCTTGACACAGGGGCAAGTAATCACATGACCGGTGACAAGTATAAGTTTCGTGAGTTGAATGAAAAAGTTCAGGGGTATGTAAAATTTGGAAACGAATCAAGGGTGAGGATCGAAGGAAAGGGTTCAATCATGTTTCAATGCAAGAATGGTGATCATCGAAAGCTTGATGAAGTCTATTATATCCCAGACTTATGTAGCAACATAATAAGTCTAGGACAGCTGGCTGAGGGAGGAAATGAAATCAAGATCAAGGACCCGTTTCTATGGGTTCATGATACAGCAGGGAAGCTTCTAATGAAAGTGAGGAGATCATCAAATCGACTCTACAAAATAGAGTTGGTAGAGGCTAGATCAATGTGCTTAATTGCTAGAATTAGTGATCCAACTTGGCTGTGGCATGTGAGAATGGGTCACACAAATTTtaattcaatgaaaaatatgtcgAAGAAAAAGATGATTGAAGGGATGCCAAAATTAAACATCCTTACAAAACCATGTGAAGGGTGCTTGTCTGGAAAGCAGATAAGAAAGCCATTCCCTTCACCTTGA